DNA sequence from the Glycine soja cultivar W05 chromosome 18, ASM419377v2, whole genome shotgun sequence genome:
tttgttcaaaactttctcttccaagaaaagttctttgttcaaaaacttgtgttattcatctttttcattcccttctccctttgccaaaaagaattcgccaatgactaatcgcctgaattctttttatgtttcttttctcccttttccaaaagaacgaaggactaaccgcttgaactTCCTCTATTTCTATCTGAGGAACAGCGGATACGGTACACAAATCTCTTTTCATCTCGTTCCATCATCGatccaaaattcattgatatggatttcttttcaaatgagagttttgaatgcattcaagcatttgaaaactccaatcttattcctttcatgtctttaaaattgtcTATTTATTCTGATTTAGTCAAAGCCTTCTATTCAAACCTAGAAATCCAAGAAGGCACTTTAATTTCtaaagtttatgggattaagatggtcattgaccaatccctattctatgaTTTAACCCAATTGCCAagtgaaggtgtaccatttgaaggtacactaattgatgattggaagtttaatttttctgtgcatgatgcctgccggttggtttgcaccaaccaagtggatatgaccggaaggcttcttgccggttcattggcttttgaaagccgcatccttcattatcttATTGCTCGCATCTTGCTcccaagatcttcaaaccttgcacaggtttctgaagaagatcttattgttatgtgggcttttcataaaggcttacaaattgattgggcacatcttgttagatatcgcatgcataaggcattgcgattgaatTCTACATTGCCATATCCACATCTAGTCACcctcttccttcaacactttaacATCCCTTTTGATTCTGAAccctatgttccaatcaagagatcctttctAATAGGCGCTTTAGTCATTGCATCCTTTGGTTATcaaaaagagcatgatggctcttgggtgaaaAAGGGTGCTCAACATGTTGGTGAGGAAGGACGTGAtggagaagattcatctcttctttcaaagattttggacaggttcgatggtcttcaaacctttgttggtgaaaggtttcATACTTTAGAGTTACAAGTGGACATGCGCTTCAATGAGATGGAGTCAAGAATCACCAAGGTCAAAGAAGATGTCTCTTATATTCGTTCAAgctttgatctaccaccaccgccgccaccatcattttagtttttctcttattttaatattactagtactttgatttccagccgtgtatttggctatattattatgacatttgaaaaatttagtatttctttCTTTGCATGGTGTGTttgaacaattatgaattatgttatatgactatgtgatttttctatatatttgatctagtcatgtttcttgcttcatgattagtttatatttttccatGATTGTTGTATGAATAATTAGTTGTATTTGTATGGTTCATACTTGTTACACACTTtgtctttttgttgatgccaaagggggagagaaatagggattaaatcaagaactcacatgagtaataaaattaattttaagtgaagcataaatttaaaaacaaagggggagaatggaaatttatgtgagtgatcgactaggaaaagatgtgtgtgtatgtttcttgatttcagaagttgtcatcatcaaaaagggggagattgtagaagcaagcttcatgatgaatcaagattgattcaaggagttttgatgatagcaaagatgatgacaaaaagctcaaaagtcaagatcacttcatgataacaaagatgatgacattcaagaataaattcaagaatgagttcaagattgagtcaagaacacttcaaagatcaagaggaaatttgatttcaagaatcaagattcaagattcaagaataatcaagatcaagaatcaagactcaaaaattcaagaatcaagagaagacttaatcaagataagtattaaaaagtttttcaaaacattgagtagcacaagaagttttcacaaaatcattaccaaagagttttactctctggtaatcgattaccagattatagtaatcgattactagtggttttaaaacattaatattttcaaaattcaaattgaagaGTCACATTTGCTGTTCAAAAACttatgctattcatctttttcattcccttctccctttgccaaaaagaattcgccaaggactaactgcctgaattctttttgtgtctctcttctccattttccaaaagaacgaaggactaactgcctgaattcttttgtgtctcccttctcccttgtcaaagaattcaaaacgacacagtctgagaattctttcgattcttccctttcccatatacaaaagatttcaaaggactaaccgcctgagaattcttttctatccccattcacaaagtttcaaaggtttaaccgcctgagaactttgtcttaacacattggagggtacatcctttgtggtacaagtagagggttcatctacttgggttgttgactgagaacaagagagggtacatctcttgtggatcagttctagtggagggtgcATCCACtaagttgttcaaagagaacaagggagggtacatcccttgtggatctttgcttgtaaaaggatttttacaaggttgaaaagaaatctcaaggaccgcatgtggcttggggactggatgtaggcatgggttgttgccgaaccggtataaaaactcttgtgtgtttgtctccttcttccctactcttttaatttccgatgtgcactttaattcccgcttttacttttggttaagtttcttttctatccttcatttacttaacaacatagtaaaagccttagaagagtaaatttttaattagtaaaggtttaggaataattaattcaaccccccttcttaattattctgaggccacttgatccaacaagtggtatcagagcaggtatcttgtagaaagtttaaccacttcaagattcatggcctcttcaaatcctttatttccagaaggaaattccattcatagaccacccattttcaatggtgagggttaccattattggaaaacccgtatgcagatcttcattgaagccatagatttaaacatttgggaagcaatagaaatagaacCATACATACCCATTGTAGTAGATGTAAACACAagcaccacaacacaaaaacctagagataagtggacagaagaagatagaagaagaatccaatatgatcttaaagccaaaaatattattacttcagccctagggatagatgagtattttagagtgtcaaattgtacaaatgccaaggagatgtgggacgctctccaacttacacatgaaggaacctctgatgtaaaaagatctagagtcaatacccttacacatgagtatgaattgtttaggatgaaccctaatgaaaacatccatagcatgcagaaaagatttacacatatagttaaccatcttgcctctttaggaaaaatctttcctaatgaagatttgattaataaagttttaagatgcttaagtagggaatggcagcccaaggtaactgctatttctaaAAGTAAAGATCTctcttctatgtctcttgctactttatttggaaaattgtaggaacatgagatggaactccaacgtcttaatcaaaatgaagaaaccgacaaaaagaagagaagtatagcccttaaagcctcatcatcaatgcaagaagcaaatgaagaagaagattcagatgatgaagaagacttctcactctttgtgaagaagtttcagaAATTTgtcaagagaagaaaaatagaaaggCGTCAGAACTTTAACAATGGAAGAAGATCACAAGAAGACTCTCAAGTTCTTAGATGTTACAAATGCAATcaacttggtcacatcaaagctaattgtccttcaaatgaagaatgacctgagaaaagtgataagaaaagatatgatgaaagaagaaccaagaaggcctacattgcatgggatgacaatgattcatccgatggttcagaaaaggagatcAATCTTCTAACCAAGGATTATGAGAGTGATGAAAACATATCTCAAGAAGgttaaacaaagagaaaaagtaTGACtttcatctttgaagatctagacatcttaatcatgaaaaaggtaatatcaaaaccattctattgttaaaatatttctagttgaaattttccttcaatttatttgattatgatgactaacaatttttcattatttggttgttttgattgtttgaaattATGAGTATGTGTTCTTGATTGAGTTTATCTTCTTTGCATGAAATCTTCattcaaatattttgataatatctATAATCATTATTCTTCAATACTTGTGTTTGATTGCtttgatataattgaatatctacatgttttaatgtttttgcatgatataatatgtgaattacttgattaagattcattcataaagtatttttaatatatttttttattataaagtatTTTGATACTCATTCAAATTCCTTCTCCTCTAAAAAGTTAATCAGCTTTTATTTTCTGGCTAAAATaacctttggtaatcgattaccatattagtgtaatcgattacatgcagTTATTTCTGGCTATGTTGCtctctagtaattgattaccacacgtccctgcacctatatattcaaatttcaaattctgaaatCTGCAATTCTCCTCTCTCTCGAAAACCCTCGTCCCCAAATCTTGCTtcagccatatctcactcatttcttgtccaaatcactccccacaaagcccaaacttcatcttttttcattctctttcatttgaaccgattaaaattttgaataatctCTTCAAATGGCGaaaccatcaaagaagcgaaAGGGAACTTCGAGTCGGAGTCAACGACATTCCGAGTCACATGAAACGCCGATTCCTTCCTCTATTTCCTCTGGATCCAAAATTAGTAAAgatttaagaataattaattcaactcccccttcttaattattatgaggccacttgatccaacaaaggtGAGGTTCTCTCCAGGCTCTAGCCAACATAGGGGTGTCCTACACCATTTTAGTGAAATTTCAGGGCGTTACACTAACCATATTCATTAGAGTACGATTCCACCTTTCAGCCACACCATTTTGTTGCAGTTTGTTAGGCATAGTATATTGTGCATATATGCCTCTACTTTCAAGGAACTTTGTAAATTGATCTGGACATTGTTCACTTTCATTGTATTTTCCATAAAATTCACCACCTATATCAAACCTTACAACTGTCACTTTTTTGTCCATCTGTCTTTCTACCTCATCAATGAACACTTTTAAGGCATCCACTAATTGAGATTTTTCATGCAGAAGATACAGATAACAATAATGAGAAAATTCATCAATAAAGGTATTAAAATACTTTTCACTGTCCCAAGATGGAATGTCAAAAGATCCACAAATATCAATGTGTATCAATCTTAGAAGTTCATTACTTGTAGCAAAATTCTTTGATATTTGTTtggttttctttcctttaatGCAATCCAAACATATATCCCAGTCACTGAAATCCAATTGAGGCAAAATTTCATTGTCACTAATCTCATTATCCTTTCTTTTGATATATGACctaatctttgatgccataaaTATGAAGAATTATCATCATGCACATTTTGCTTACTACCATCATCACATTCAACATTAAATAAGGATTCCATAAACTTTACATCAAGATTGAAACAATACAAACCATCTTTTAAAGTACCAAATCCATAATAATACATATCCTTAAACAAAGAGAATACATTGTTTCCAATCTTAAAACTAAAACCTAATTCATCCATCTTTGCAACAGAAACTAAATTCCTGGCATATCCAAGTACATAGAGGCATCCTTCCAAAACTACATGACACCTAGTGTCCACGATTAATCTGTAAGTCCCAATGCCCTTTATTCTTGCCTTCATTTTGTTTCCAATGCAGTGAAACTTTTTAGTTCCTCTTATGGTTTGGATCAAAACGAATCCCTGCATAATATGTGACACATGAGTAGTTGCTCCAAAATCAAGCCACCATGTATTATTAGGTATCTCGATTCGAAATTTAcagatatataaaatatacctttcttttcaaaccatctctttcttttCGGACAATCCTTCTTGAATTGGTCACTCTACTTTTAGAAGTAGCACTTCTTCTCTTTATGGACTCCTCCCTCTTTGACCTTTATTTCCTTGTCCTTTTTACCCGATTTACTCTTACTGGTACTGGCTCCATCATGAGTCATGAGATGAATTGAGTTCTCCTTCATTTTCTTTAATCTCCATTTCTCTTGATTTAACATGGCCTTAATTTCTTGAAAATTCCATTTTTCCTTAAGAGCGTTATAGTTCACTTGAAACTGGCCAAATTCAGTAGGAAGAGAGTTCAAAATAAATTGTACTAGAAAGGACTCACTCATTTGCATTCCCATGGAATTCAACTTTGCTACCAGATTAGCCATTTCTGTCACATGATCACGAATTGGTCGAGACCAATCAAATTTCTTATTGGTTAACTCACTTGACAGGTTCCCGATAAGTgccatattttagttatttttgggattagaATGTTAAcacttatcttttgattttaatagttttcttataaacttcccttaattctagttttttttatatattgtacatttataaatgtttttgtttaaatatgaaagattcatccttgcatttcttatgttttgatggttgtttgttggaTCTAGAAACCAAGCCAGGATGAAGAGCGAAAGGGTCATTTTTGAAGAATTTCAGAGTGCCACTCGCCCAAGCTAGTAATTAACTCGCCTAGGTTAGTGAGATTACTTCAGCTTGAAGGAACCAACTTGTTTGGGCGAGTTGGTCTGGCACCTCCTGGACCATTTCATTTGAAAGCCATGCAAAATCACAAACCAGAGGGGCAATGCAAAAACTAGAGAAAGAAACACAAAGTTAGGAgatagaagagagaaaagtgaagCTAGAGTTGTAGAGAAGTGACAGTggattgaatccttcatcatttCTTATGTTGATCTTATGCTCTATGTGATGATCAACTAGTTTCTCCgaaggattggatgtaatcttcgTGTCCTtatgtatctcttttgatatatatatatatatatatatatatatatatatatatatatatatataaatcttttcTACTTATTACTGGtgatttcattttattcataatgcttgattctatttgatcactagtttcatgaaattggatttaaaGTTTGACTGAAAAgtactcttagaatttgaactgaatgaatttactctttacgttacgttgctaggaatagagcataatGTTTTGATTGCAAATAGCACAAGATCATGATTGTAATGCTGGGATATTTATTTCATACGCATGGAATCAATATTtggtaaatattctta
Encoded proteins:
- the LOC114397070 gene encoding uncharacterized protein LOC114397070 — protein: MALIGNLSSELTNKKFDWSRPIRDHVTEMANLVAKLNSMGMQMSESFLVQFILNSLPTEFGQFQVNYNALKEKWNFQEIKAMLNQEKWRLKKMKENSIHLMTHDGASTSKSKSGKKDKEIKVKEGGVHKEKKCYF